The nucleotide window CCGTGGCCCTGAGGAGCGGCGATGACCTGACCCTGATGTCATACACCATGGGCAACGAAACGAGGTATATCTGGATGCGGTCCCTGGGTCTCCAGGCGTAAACCCCTTCCCTTCCTTTTTTTTATTCGTCCTTGCTCCGCGGCAGTAGAACGACGAACCGCGCCCCTTTGGCGGGGTCGCCAGGCACACGGTCCTCCGCCCATATCCTGCCCCCGACCTCGGCGACAATGTTGGAGACCAGAAACAACCCCATCCCATGCCCCGGGGCCCGGGTGATGCCTCTCTCTCCCCGAACGAAGAGCCTCTCCTTGAGCTGATCGGGGATGCCCGGGCCGTTGTCGGAGATATCGACCCGTACATAGTCTATGCCTTGGAAATAATGAGGTCGCACGGTAACGGCGATGCTCACCCGCCCCTTGGAATGCTTTACTGCGTTCTCCAGCAGGTTGGTGAAGAGGTCCGGCAATAGACCGGTGCCGGTGACCATGGCATCGTGCATCCCCGAGTATATGATCTCCGCGCCATCCCCCCTGGGCAGAACGTGGGCGATGACCTCCGGCAACATGACGTCGAGGTCGATCTTGGTCTTTGGCGAAGAGCCGAGGTTGTGGACCCTGCGCACCGTGTCGATCAACCGGGCTGAGTCGTCAAGCGAGGTTAAGGCCCTCATTAACCACTGGGTGGTCTTCTCGCCCCCCATTCCCGAGGGCTCGATGAGCTGCAAGTATCCCGAGGCCGAGGCAAGGGAGTTGGCGACATCGTGAGTGAGCAGATCGATATAGAACTCCGACCTCTCCATCGCGGTCACCAACCTCTGTTCCAACCGGATGCGATCGGTTATGTCCTGCTGAACCCCCACTGCTCCCAGGAGGGTCCCGCTCTCGTCCCTGATGGGCGCAGCGGAGGCGAGAATTGTGCCATAACTGCCGTCCAGGCGTTCGATGTTGATGGTCTCCCCCAGGTCGACCTCGCCGTACTTGAGGGCCTTGACCACTGGACACTCCTTGACCGCCTCCCCGCTGTCTGCGTACCAGGCGTGGATGGCGCACAGATCATCCATCGATGTCGAGGGTTTAGGCGTTCCTCCCCAGATCTTCGCCCGGAGGGCGTTGGACTCCATCTGCCGGCCGTTGCGGTCGGTGATGAGAATCCCCACCGGCAAGGTGTCGATGATGGTTCGCAGGCGGGACCTCTCTTCGTTCGCCGACCGCTCCGAACGCTTCACCGACTCATAGGCTCGAGCGTTGGACATGCCCGAGGCGATGCGTTCCGCCGCCACGGTCAGCAGTGCGACCTCTCGTTCGCTCTCGGCATGGGGGGCTGCCCACTCCACCTCCAGCACGCCTCCCGCCTCCCCTTCGATGGTCAGAGGGACCTTAAGCACGTAGAATTCCCCCCCATCCTCTTCAGGAATGCGGGCGAAGGCTGGGCGGCCCTCGACCAGGACTTGACGGCTCAGTTTCTTGTCCTCGCTGCTCTCCTCCCTCCTTGAAAGGCCGCCGGCCGACTGAGCCTTGATCGAGAGGTCGCCGTCCTCGGCCATCAGGAGAGCGGTGCGATCAGCCCCCATGACCGACCGGAGGGTCCCAAGCACCGCCTCCAGGATAGCGTCTAGGTCAAGGGTGGCCACCGCCGCACTGGCCACCTCCTCCAGAGCGTAGAGGTTGTTCTCGATGCGCTTCCGTTCCATGGCGAAGAGGATTGTGCGTATGAGGCTATAGGGGCGGATCTCGTCCTTGACCAGATAGTCCTGTACCCCCGACTGCACGGCCGTGCGGGCGAAGGCCTCGTCCATATTGCCTGTGACGATCACCACCGGGGTTCGGGGCACGACCTCCTGCACCGAGGTCACCGTCTCGAACCCGAAGCTGTCGGGGAGGTTCAGGTCCAGGAGGACAATATCGAACTTCTCCGAGTTCAGGCGTTCGAGCGCGGGGACGAGTCTGCTCTCCACATGCACCGTGAAGGGAGGGTCCTCGGACGGCTCCAGGGCTGTTTCTATCAGTACGGCATCTCCCCGGTTGTCCTCTATCAGCAGTATCTTGACCGCCCCCTCGACTAGAGGGGTCTTGGTCAGGCGGGTCGTGATCATCGATAACGTTTTATATCTAGATTAAGGACGATTTATATGATTGCCCAGCATCGCTAGGAACGCTCGCATCAGGAGAAGCCATAAGCCCTTCTCGGCCAGGCACTGCCGACCCCGTTCCTCCGTCTGCGTGGCGGCCCCGCCCCCGATCATGCCGGTGGGAAAGGAGGAAGCCTTTTTCCCAGACCGTATCCATGTAGGAGGGACGATACAATGGCTGATCAAACCACGTGGGACCTTTCACAGCTTGTTTCCGATACCGATGCCGATTCCATCATCGCTGCCTTGGATCTCTTGGTGGCCGACGCCGTGAGGTTCCGGGAGCGCTATCAAGGAAGGATCGCCGGCCTCGACGCCCCGGGCATTCTCACCTTCCTGGACCAGAGGGACGAGCTCTATGTGCGCCACGAGGGGCCGGTAATGTTCGCCCAGCTGCTGTACGCCGCCGATTCCACCGATGCAGTGGCCAAGCGGCTGAACGACGCGGTGCGGAAGGCCGGCACTCGGGCGGGGCAGGAGATGGCCTTCTCTGAAATCGAGTTCGGGAGCCTGCTCAAAGCTCGCCCCGAGCTGGTGAACGACCCCCTGCTGAAGGAGTACCAGCACTATCTCGAGAAGGTGCGGGCGAGGGTGCCTCATCTGCTGTCGGAGGACCAGGAGCGCTTGATAATGGCCAAGGATCAGAACGGGGTCGATGCGTGGTCCCAGCTCCAGCAGGACTGGCTCTCTACCAGGATGTTCAAGCTGACCGTTGACGGCCGGGAGAAGGACCTTGCCTACGGGGAGATCATCAGCTACTACTCCGATCCGGACCGTGAGAAGAGGCGTAGCGCCAACAGCATCGTGTACACCGAACTGGGCGGGGACGACATCCTGTGGTCTTCGGCCCTGCGGTCCATCTGCGCCGACCACCTCCACATGTGTGAGTGGCGCAAGTATGCTAATCCCGTAGATCCCAGCCTACAGGACAACGATGTCGACGCCGCAGCCATCGACGCTTTGATG belongs to Methanomassiliicoccus sp. and includes:
- a CDS encoding ATP-binding protein, with the translated sequence MITTRLTKTPLVEGAVKILLIEDNRGDAVLIETALEPSEDPPFTVHVESRLVPALERLNSEKFDIVLLDLNLPDSFGFETVTSVQEVVPRTPVVIVTGNMDEAFARTAVQSGVQDYLVKDEIRPYSLIRTILFAMERKRIENNLYALEEVASAAVATLDLDAILEAVLGTLRSVMGADRTALLMAEDGDLSIKAQSAGGLSRREESSEDKKLSRQVLVEGRPAFARIPEEDGGEFYVLKVPLTIEGEAGGVLEVEWAAPHAESEREVALLTVAAERIASGMSNARAYESVKRSERSANEERSRLRTIIDTLPVGILITDRNGRQMESNALRAKIWGGTPKPSTSMDDLCAIHAWYADSGEAVKECPVVKALKYGEVDLGETINIERLDGSYGTILASAAPIRDESGTLLGAVGVQQDITDRIRLEQRLVTAMERSEFYIDLLTHDVANSLASASGYLQLIEPSGMGGEKTTQWLMRALTSLDDSARLIDTVRRVHNLGSSPKTKIDLDVMLPEVIAHVLPRGDGAEIIYSGMHDAMVTGTGLLPDLFTNLLENAVKHSKGRVSIAVTVRPHYFQGIDYVRVDISDNGPGIPDQLKERLFVRGERGITRAPGHGMGLFLVSNIVAEVGGRIWAEDRVPGDPAKGARFVVLLPRSKDE